The following coding sequences are from one Helicobacteraceae bacterium window:
- a CDS encoding transcriptional regulator, translated as MTNRDMAGFLGVDVKTLHNWKKNRPALYKKVMQGFQLEKALEEARRHYEALQKIAQTDEEPRAAQTNSYI; from the coding sequence ATGACCAATCGAGATATGGCGGGCTTCTTGGGCGTCGATGTAAAAACCCTCCACAACTGGAAAAAGAACCGTCCCGCGCTATATAAAAAGGTAATGCAGGGCTTTCAGCTAGAGAAGGCGCTCGAAGAGGCGCGGCGGCATTATGAAGCGTTGCAAAAGATCGCCCAAACCGACGAGGAACCCCGCGCCGCGCAAACCAATTCGTA